In the genome of Hirundo rustica isolate bHirRus1 chromosome 16, bHirRus1.pri.v3, whole genome shotgun sequence, the window TGAACCTGAGGCAGTTGAAACATTGTTTGATTGCTGAAGGCCAGCAAAGCAGAGGCAGTGCATCAGGAGGTGGAAGCACGGCGTTCTTGAAGCCTTCCTGCTTTCCAGCCTTTCACTCTGGTTGTCCCTGCTTTATTCTGAAAGGGTGCAATGTCACCAGCTgtctgaaaaacagcaaaagctaTTCCTGTACACAAAGACAGAGCTGCCAGGTCGCTGAGGAATGATCCCTCAGTCTCAGGATTGTTTATCTTTTGTGCAGTGGAATTTTCAGGATAAATCACCCATGCTGAAACACTCCCTTTTACCAGCTTTTTTCCTGGATTCATTCTGAAAGACCTGCCCTGTGCTCAAAGCCTGattccagggatgctgcagcccctgcctgccttGAGGGCTGCCCCGTGGTCAGCAGGAGTtgaagcagcactgcagaggctGGGTTCATGTTTCAGGAGCTCAGGACCAATGGTGCAATGATGGGATAATGATGCCCCTAATTCCTTTTGGAAAGGGTGGAAGTGTCTCCAGTCCTATAAGGATTCAGGGCCAGGGCAGAAGAACCCCTCACCCTTGGGCTTTGCACCCACAGATGCTCTGgggcccctgccctgcagtcCAGGTATGGTGTGAGACCTTCACTGCCTCTGGGaatgccctgcagagctgccaggagtGATTCCCACCAGGAAAACTCAGGGCTGCCCAGCTTTGCTCCCACATTCCCTACAGAAATAGGGAAGAAAACAGTGCAACAGGGTTCATTGGCCACTTCATCCAGCAGATGAACTAGTCTGGGAAGAGGCTTCACCTGAGCTTTTGGGCATCtctgtccttctccagctctttaACCTTCTCCAGGTGGGATCTACAGATGTTTGAGGCTGAGCTTCATCCTATTCGTGCTGGAGCCAAGCctaggagcagagcagaggtgcccAAACGCCTCAGGGCAGGGTCAGTGCTGGAGATGGAGGTGCCCACCCCATTCAGGGCTCCATTCCTTGTTCCCAGGTGCCAGGCTTTGCCCAggacagtgctgcagcagcaggcagtgctgcgtgctgaggctgcagctgcagctcctgtccatccccacagccccatggAGCTGCCCTtgggctgatcccacagctctgtcctggctGATCCCACAGCTATGCCATGGATgatcccccagctctgccatgggctgatcccacagctctgccatgggctgatcccacagctctgtcctggctGATCCCACAGCTATGCCATGGatgatcccacagctctgccatgggctgATCCCACACCTCTGCAGTGTgctgatcccacagctctgccctgggctgatcccacagctctgccatgggctgAGCCTACAGCTCTGCCATGGATGATCCCACACCTCTGCCATGGgtgatcccacagctctgcagtgtgctgatcccacagctctgtcctggctgatcccacagctctgccatgggctgATCCCACAGTTCTGCCAtgggctgatcccacagctctgccatgggctgagcctacagctctgccatggatgatcccacagctctgccctgggctgatcccacagctctgccatggatgatcccacagctctgtcctggctGATCCCGCCGCTCTGCCAtgggctgatcccacagctctgccatgggctgatcccacagctctgccatgggctgATCCCACAGTTCTGCCAtgggctgatcccacagctctgccatgggctgagcctacagctctgccatggatgatcccacagctctgccctgggctgatcccacagctctgccatgggctgagcccacagctctgtcctggctGATCCCGCCGCTCTGCCAtgggctgatcccacagctctgccatgggctgatcccacagctctgcagtgtgCTGATCCCACAGCTATGCCATGGAtgatcccacagctctgtcctggTTGATCCCgctgctctgtcctggctgatcccacagctctgcagtgtgctgatcccacagctctgccatggatgatcccacagctctgtcctgactgatcccacagctctgcagtgtgctgatcccacagctctgccatgggctgATCCCACACCTCTGCAGTGTgctgatcccacagctctgccctggatgatcccacagctctgccatggatgatcccacagctctgccatgggctgatcccacagctctgccctgggctgatcccacagctctgccctgggctgatcccaaaTCTCTGTCAAGGAGCAAAGGCTTGGAGGAGAAGCTGGCTTAGACCAGGAGTGTGAATTGGCatcaggagaaagaaatttgGGCAACTCAGGATTTTGCGAGACCCCCAAGCTTTGTATTGTTTATGAACCAATGCTCCAAAGCTGCCTTGTGGTCTCCAAGCCACAGGGAgcctcccagcaggagcagctcctcgtGGAGGGAGTCTGTGCTGTGGGTGAAGGTTCTGCCTCATCCCACACCCGGAGCCATGGGGAGATGCCACTGTCTCCTCTTGCCTGGGACTGGGGAGAGCACTGtctctgctggagagagccaGAAGCACTTCACCAGAGCCTGTCAGGattgaaaatattacaaaattgCAGCAATTTCATTTGAGTTGCATctaaggaggggggaaaaattgaATAGGGAGAGTCTGACAGTGTAGAAGCATCCTACttcaattttcctttcaaatggCTTCCTATTTTGAtggtattttgtatttattggATTCAAAGAGACCTGGAGTCAAACATCCTCAGTGATCAAAGTGAATTGGCAGGCTGAGGGGAGCTATTTTCTTGTAGAGTTTTTGTACCTCCAGGTTTCACCCCAGGTTAGAACAAAAATCCAGTGACCCATCACAGGAAGCTCCATGGAAGTGCCTCATTCCATGCTATCCATCCCCTCAGCCCCACAAACAGCTGGATTCATTCCAGCTGTCCTGGGAGGAATTGCCTTTCCCTTTCAATCCAGAAGAGGGAATAAATAAACACAGCTCATGCAGCGGCTGGGACAGAGGCTGTGGATTATTCCTGTCTCCTCTGAGCCCAGCAGGGATGTTAGCTGCAACTCAGGtcagaagggaaggaaggattcCTGAAATGAATCTGGAATTCATCTGTCAAAAATGGCTCTTTTCCACCATGCAGTGGAATCTGGGAGGGTTGTGGGGATTACACCTCTGCAGTCACATCTCCCCACCAGTCTCCTTGCTCGGCAGTGAAACCCTGCACTGGGAatgccacaggcagcagctgctcagggataAGGCCCAGCTTTATGGAATATCTCCTCACTGAAATCCCCATGGCAAGGCATGACTTGTCCTTAACCCTGGCACCAACTCCTTGGCTCCAAAGCAGCTCTGgtgtctccagccatccagagGTGCTCAGGTACCCCCTAGGCACAGGCTGGGGCTCCAGTTGCTGCCACAGGCATCTGGGGAACACAGGGAGCATGGGAAAATCGTATTTCAGAAGCCAGCCAGTTACGGAAACTAAACACTGGCTGGGAAGCTCAGTGCCAGAGTAGGCAGGACAGACCTCCTGGGTCCAGCCTGGAATTCCTGGTCCAAACCACACTTCCCACCAGCCGTCCCAGTCAGCCACACATTGTTCTTGCCACTTCTGTCAAAGATGCAGGACACCAAATTAACTCTCAGCTACACTCTTGGGTGGTcacccttccctgtccccagttCCTCGGggctcagcccttccctctcccccatcAGTCTCTCATTCTTTTTGGCCACTTCCAGGAGGCAGGACAGGCTTTGCTTTCTGGGGCTGCACTAATTCTGTGTGttcagagcagagaggagaccACCAGCATCACGTCTGACTTGGGCAGCGTTAACTGAGCCTCAGCACACCAGGGAAGGGTGCTGTGTTCAGCTGGGGCAACATCCAGCGGTGCGTGGGGTCACACCTgacctgctctgtgctgccttgtGAAAAACCAGCTGCAGCAAGAGGGAGAGTGCTCCTGGGTCTCCCGGGAGTGGGGAAAGCTCCTGCTCTGGGTTAAAATGCAGCTCAAGCTTTAGAAAATAGGACGTGGTCACTGGGTGTGCGGGAAGAGATTTACATCAATAAACATCCCCTTTGTCCCGGCTTTTCTCCACATCTCGCTCCTCCCGGAGGTAAGCGGAGTAACCTCCCTCTGCCAACACCGCCCTCCCCGGTGCCTTCAGCGCCGCCAGCCTCCCCCTGGGCCCCGCCAGGAGAGCCCCTCATGAGCGGGGATCGATTTAGTTATCCTTGATGGCCCGGGGGCGCTCAGCAGGCAATGAGGGAGCAGTAATAACGAATTAGCAGCACTAATTAACCTCCGATGCTCTGACTGTCTCTGCAGTGGCTACGACTTCGATTATGACTATTACAGAGACGACTTCTACGACAGGTGAGAGGCCAGCCCGAGGGGCTCTGTGAGGGAGGGCGGGGTTGGAGTGCGGGAGGCCCGGCCCAGCCTGTGGGGTAACATCCGCTGGCCCAAATCACCGGGATCGCTGCggggcagggctgccccaggcccacctgcctgccctccttcccctcagGATCTTCGAGTACCGGGGCCGGGTGTCGCCGGTGCCGCGGGTGGTGCCGGTGAAGCGGCCGCGCGTCACCATCCCGCTGGTGCGGCGCGTCAAGGCCGCGCTGCCCGTCAAGCTCTTCGCCAGGTCGGCCGCCATCGCCAACAGCTCGGCCAAGCTCAAGTGTGAGTACGTGCCGCTGTGGAGGCCCTGGAGTCCCGAGGGGCAATTCTCAGGGTCCTCCCTTGGAAGGATGGACCACAGAGTGGTCCCTGCCTAGGCTGAGAGAAAGTTCTTCCCCGTGGTGCCGTGCACAGTGTGCTCTGCCCCGGTCTCTGCTCTCCCCGTGGGTGTCGTGGTTTCGCCTTTCCCTGTTTCCATGTCGGTGGTGGCATCCCGGGTGGCCGTCCCGTCCCCTCGAGAGGTCACTGACCCTTGTCCTGCTCTTTGTACTGCCCCTTGCCCTCAGACCGTAGGTCCCTGACCCCTGTTTAGGTCTGTGCAGACCACATGGCCAGGTCTTTTGTTGTGATTCCCTTCGGCATGCTGAAATAAGCCTACTGGATCTGATTCATACGAAAGCCCTTCATGCCTCTCCTTGCTGAGCTTAGCCATGGCGTGTGTGAAGTGTGAGCTTGGCTGCTTTGCCTGAATCCTCCCCCAAGCGGCTTTTCCACAGGAGATGCTTATTGGGATAGAGGTAGCAGCTCCAACATCTAAAAAGCACACTGCTGCATGCCAGGGCTGGAGACACCTGTAGGGCAGCACAGGAAcctcccaaaaaaacctcagcccAAAACATTTggaagcagcagcccagctgcagaggatgCACCTGGGGAAGGTGCAGGTACAGCCTGAGCCTGGGGTCGGcctctgcagcctgcctggacacagcacccacagGGCTCTTCTGGGAGCAGCCCCCCAGCTTCCCTGCCAGTTTCCCAGCAGGTTTCCATCGGGGTTCCTCTGGGTTTTCCtgcctgctcagggaggtgCCCTGGGCCAGGCATGGGGTGGGGCTGTTCTGCAGGACACTGAGtatcttcctttccttccttccttcccccaaGTGAAGAGCAGCGAGCTGCAGACAATCAAAACTGAGCTGACACAGATCAAATCCAACATTGATGCTCTCCTGGGCCGGCTGGAGCAGATTGCTGAGGAACAGAAGCTGTCTGCAGGTCAGTGGGGTGCGAGGATGCCTCGGGGCTGGCCTTGGGCATCACAACTTCCTCCAAGCTCTGGTAGGGAAGTGTCAACCGCCAGGTTCCTGGGTAGAATCACAGGCCAAAGCTGCACACCAAAATTGCCGAAATTACTGGGGTTTAAAACGaggaggtgtttttttcttttgtcatatAGTTTGTatattttagtttgcttttttttgttctactATTCTATTTTACTCTGTCATATCCTATCTTACTGTATCCTATCCTGTCTTATCCTCTATTCTAGTCTATCCTATTCTAGTCTAGTCTATTCTGTTCTTTTCTATTCCTTTCCCGTTGCTTTCCTTTTAATACCTTATCCTATCCCtactcccatcccatcctgcctGGCTCCCACCACCCTGCTGGGGGATGCAGAaccttccctgccctctcccagctgcctcctcaCCATGGGCAGGCCTCCCCAGTGAGTGCAGGAGGCGTTTCCATCCCAGTGGACGGGGGCTCTGTCCCCGTTCCCAGCCCTGACGCGCTGTTCCCCGCAGAGGCGCGCAAGAAGGCGGAGAGCAGCAAGAGCGAGGTGTCCCAGGAGGACACGGCCTCCGAGGCCGAGGCCACCGCCGAGGAGCCGCTCAACGGGGACGAGGGCGAGGAGGAGGGGCTGGCACGGGAGGAGTGCGAGGATGAACTGGTGAGAGAGCTTGGGTAACGCATCCCTGCAGCAAAGGAGTCCAGGAGTGGGCCACAGGTTCACTGGAACTTGCCAAGTCCCCAAGAAAAGTAGTTTTCCCTTCCTCCAAAGAAATTGCTGTGTTTAAATCTGATTGTTGCCCACAGCTTGTTCTTCCAAGccactctgctgcctgcagaagcACTGCCCATGCAAACACCTGTGGAGGTGCTGAAGAAACGTGGCTGGCTCTAGAAATTCAAACATTTATCCTTGATTTCACAGCTAGGAGCGGTTTAAACGAAGCCACTCTGCTCCCAAGTGATTCTTAGATGGATTTAAACACACAGCAAACACAGGCTGTGTTAAATGAGCTGCATTTGCAGTGCCCTTGCAGCTGACCAGACATCCACAGAGTCACAGGAGAGTTTGGATTTGAAGGAACCTTAGACAGCttctcatcccaccccctgccatgggcagagacgccttccactgtcccaggctgctccaaattccatccagcctggccttgaacactgccagggatccaggggcagccacagcttctctgggcaccctgtgccagggcctcaccaccctcacagggaaaaatttcttcccaatatcccatctaaccctgccctctggcaatGTGAAGCCgctccccttgtcctgtcac includes:
- the RALY gene encoding RNA-binding protein Raly isoform X1, which codes for MSLKVQTSNITNKNDPKSINSRVFIGNLNTAVVKKSDVETIFSKYGRVVGCSVHKGYAFVQYSNERHARAAVLGENGRVLAGQTLDINMAGEPKPNRPKGLKRAASALYSGYDFDYDYYRDDFYDRIFEYRGRVSPVPRVVPVKRPRVTIPLVRRVKAALPVKLFARSAAIANSSAKLKLKSSELQTIKTELTQIKSNIDALLGRLEQIAEEQKLSAEARKKAESSKSEVSQEDTASEAEATAEEPLNGDEGEEEGLAREECEDELENSHYTDVEDARLQ
- the RALY gene encoding RNA-binding protein Raly isoform X2 encodes the protein MSLKVQTSNITNKNDPKSINSRVFIGNLNTAVVKKSDVETIFSKYGRVVGCSVHKGYAFVQYSNERHARAAVLGENGRVLAGQTLDINMAGEPKPNRPKGLKRAASALYSGYDFDYDYYRDDFYDRIFEYRGRVSPVPRVVPVKRPRVTIPLVRRVKAALPVKLFARSAAIANSSAKLKLKSSELQTIKTELTQIKSNIDALLGRLEQIAEEQKLSAEARKKAESSKSEVSQEDTASEAEATAEEPLNGDEGEEEGLAREECEDELL